From the Deinococcus reticulitermitis genome, one window contains:
- a CDS encoding SDR family NAD(P)-dependent oxidoreductase, with protein sequence MSRLTGMTALITGAGQGIGRAFALRFAEEGARVAVNDLKEEAAAAVAREIGEAGGEALAVHGDVSQAGDVDRMFGQVERAWGPPQVLINNAAITSDQRHFLEADEAWWDTLLGVNLKSVFLCSHRAAPAMVERRSGVILNVSSGGATRAHRGFTAYDAAKGGVEALTRAMALDLAPYGVRVNGVTPGFINTSGLGGEDLSTREQVVPLGRYGTPGDMTGAALFLASPDAAYITGQFIVVDGGVLVQQRSANVDTFPLSRFPKR encoded by the coding sequence ATGTCCCGTTTGACAGGAATGACTGCACTCATCACCGGCGCCGGCCAGGGCATTGGGCGCGCCTTCGCCCTGCGCTTTGCCGAAGAGGGGGCCCGCGTGGCTGTCAACGACCTGAAGGAAGAGGCCGCCGCCGCTGTGGCCCGGGAGATCGGAGAGGCCGGGGGAGAGGCGCTGGCCGTGCACGGCGACGTGTCCCAGGCCGGGGACGTGGACCGAATGTTCGGTCAGGTGGAGCGAGCGTGGGGGCCGCCTCAGGTCCTGATCAACAACGCGGCCATCACCAGCGACCAGCGGCATTTTCTGGAAGCGGACGAGGCGTGGTGGGATACGCTGCTCGGCGTCAACCTGAAAAGCGTTTTCCTGTGTTCCCACCGCGCCGCGCCCGCGATGGTGGAGCGGCGCTCGGGAGTCATCCTGAACGTGTCGAGCGGCGGCGCCACCCGGGCCCACCGGGGCTTTACCGCCTACGACGCCGCGAAGGGTGGGGTCGAGGCCCTGACGCGCGCGATGGCGCTCGACCTCGCGCCCTACGGGGTGCGGGTCAACGGCGTGACGCCCGGCTTCATCAACACCTCTGGCCTGGGCGGCGAGGACCTGAGTACCCGCGAGCAGGTCGTGCCGCTGGGACGCTACGGCACCCCCGGGGACATGACGGGCGCCGCGCTCTTTCTGGCCTCACCCGACGCGGCCTACATCACGGGCCAGTTCATCGTGGTAGACGGCGGCGTCCTCGTGCAGCAGCGCTCGGCGAATGTCGATACCTTTCCGCTGAGCCGCTTTCCCAAGCGCTGA
- a CDS encoding LacI family DNA-binding transcriptional regulator, with the protein MILDILNPHFTALVKGASQVAAEHDYAVLLVDTQENAQREGQLIETLRARTDGLILAGSRLSDEELVQLHDPERPIVTVGRPTAGPPGVRVDEYTAASQLAGHLIAQGYRRICYLAGPPFWVDTQREGGYRAALTRAGLEAQVIRATSPDVPGGEQASAQLHQAGELPDAVICYNDLIAIGLMTALSAQGLRIPEEIGVAAFGNHPLAPYLSPPLTLMEMPSQHLGESAARQLLGLIACPQAPEAPEHFGVLRARHSTRRRS; encoded by the coding sequence GTGATTCTCGACATCCTCAATCCGCATTTCACGGCGCTGGTGAAAGGAGCGAGCCAGGTGGCGGCGGAGCACGACTACGCGGTGCTGCTCGTCGACACCCAGGAAAACGCGCAGCGCGAGGGCCAGCTCATCGAAACGCTGCGCGCCCGGACCGACGGCCTGATTCTCGCCGGTTCCCGCCTGAGCGACGAGGAACTCGTGCAGCTGCACGACCCCGAGCGGCCCATCGTCACGGTAGGGCGCCCCACGGCGGGACCGCCTGGCGTCCGCGTGGACGAATACACCGCCGCCTCGCAGCTCGCCGGGCACCTGATCGCCCAGGGCTACCGCCGCATCTGTTACCTGGCGGGGCCGCCCTTCTGGGTGGATACCCAGCGCGAGGGGGGCTACCGCGCCGCCCTGACGCGGGCCGGTCTGGAAGCCCAGGTGATCCGGGCCACTTCACCGGATGTCCCCGGGGGCGAACAGGCCAGCGCCCAGCTCCACCAGGCCGGCGAGCTGCCCGACGCCGTCATCTGCTACAACGACCTGATCGCCATCGGCCTGATGACGGCCCTGAGCGCCCAGGGTCTGCGGATCCCGGAGGAGATCGGGGTGGCCGCGTTCGGCAACCACCCGCTGGCGCCCTACCTCTCCCCGCCCCTGACCCTGATGGAGATGCCCAGCCAGCACCTGGGAGAAAGCGCCGCGCGGCAACTGCTCGGGTTGATCGCCTGCCCGCAGGCCCCGGAGGCGCCCGAGCATTTCGGGGTACTGCGCGCGCGGCACTCTACCCGCCGGCGCTCCTGA
- a CDS encoding MFS transporter, translating into MTIMLPGQTPQPPLPPTPEELIMEGARRKRGGSVGTLSFFNAIENQEGSLLNVIGPLIRNGFGIGLAEIGVITALGRVARMVFGPLWSMIADRWGRKSVLIITAFWGVFTVAAGFAQNYQQFLLLYGIGLIGTVAAEPISNGILSDLYKDTERGKAFGTLRSAGTLLGLVITPILGQLGNIPNNEGWRYGMYIMGGIGLVTGALVWAFVKDPRDALKKAGLRQGKEDEFRFADVPKILAIPTMALLAVQLLLITSLVLLAFMIFFFTDVRNYSPTEATYLYTTFIAGFGISSFLGGLMGDSFVKRMGDKGRIVLMQIYLVLFAGMSFLATQIDWPSRTFDYGIWFLFGLIGSIGFSGCVLPMVSSVVPPQYRSTSFALLFSFIQGGIAAILSLYLGRLAQQYGLRPVFLWLVTVPYAVNALFWFLFYRTYPRDKARMDALVQANAAANAAD; encoded by the coding sequence ATGACGATCATGTTGCCCGGCCAGACGCCGCAGCCGCCCCTCCCGCCCACCCCGGAGGAGCTCATCATGGAGGGTGCGCGCCGCAAGCGCGGCGGCTCGGTGGGCACGCTGTCTTTTTTCAACGCCATCGAGAACCAGGAAGGCAGCCTGCTCAACGTGATCGGGCCGCTGATCCGCAACGGCTTCGGCATCGGCCTGGCCGAGATCGGCGTGATTACGGCGCTGGGCCGCGTCGCCCGCATGGTCTTCGGGCCGCTGTGGAGCATGATCGCCGACCGCTGGGGCCGCAAGAGCGTGCTGATCATCACGGCGTTCTGGGGCGTGTTCACCGTGGCGGCGGGCTTCGCGCAGAATTACCAGCAGTTCCTGCTGCTCTACGGCATCGGCCTCATCGGCACGGTGGCCGCCGAACCCATCAGCAACGGCATCCTCTCCGACCTGTACAAGGACACGGAACGGGGCAAGGCGTTCGGAACGCTGCGCTCCGCGGGCACGTTGCTGGGGCTGGTGATCACGCCCATCCTCGGACAACTGGGGAACATCCCCAACAACGAGGGCTGGCGCTACGGCATGTACATCATGGGCGGCATCGGCCTCGTGACCGGCGCGCTGGTGTGGGCCTTCGTGAAAGACCCCCGCGACGCCCTCAAGAAGGCGGGCCTGCGCCAGGGCAAGGAAGACGAGTTCCGCTTCGCCGACGTGCCCAAGATTCTGGCCATCCCCACCATGGCGCTGCTCGCCGTGCAGCTGTTGCTCATCACCAGCCTGGTGCTGCTCGCGTTCATGATCTTTTTCTTCACCGACGTGCGCAATTACAGCCCCACCGAGGCGACCTACCTCTACACCACCTTCATCGCGGGCTTCGGCATCAGCTCCTTCCTCGGCGGCCTGATGGGCGACTCGTTCGTGAAGCGGATGGGCGACAAGGGCCGCATCGTCCTGATGCAGATCTACCTCGTGCTGTTTGCCGGGATGAGTTTTCTCGCCACCCAGATCGACTGGCCCAGCCGGACCTTCGATTACGGCATCTGGTTCCTGTTCGGGTTGATCGGCTCCATCGGCTTTTCCGGCTGCGTGCTGCCGATGGTCTCTTCCGTGGTGCCGCCGCAGTACCGCTCGACCTCGTTCGCGCTGCTGTTCTCCTTCATCCAGGGCGGCATCGCGGCGATCCTGTCGCTGTACCTCGGCAGGCTCGCGCAGCAGTACGGCCTGCGCCCGGTGTTCCTCTGGCTCGTCACCGTGCCTTACGCCGTCAACGCGCTGTTCTGGTTCCTGTTCTACCGCACCTACCCGCGCGACAAGGCCCGCATGGACGCCCTCGTGCAGGCCAACGCTGCCGCCAACGCCGCCGACTGA
- the uidA gene encoding beta-glucuronidase — MLYPVQNDKRNRLDLSGIWDFRTDPDHVGEAEGWSRGLSGEILPMAVPGSWNEQYADLFNYLDLSWYVRRTYVPSAWQGQRVMLRVGSAPYYAEVYVNGQKVGAHEGGHLPFEFDITDQVKWDEENTVAVSVENNLSPQRVPSGDMDSAIGAFASFPKTTYDFFPFAGLHRPVWLYSVPERHIRDVRVVTDLQGTDGVVRVTVHADAETGRLDLGDVGAHLTFKEGVAEAELRVLGARLWSDKDPYLYDLHVRTEGDHYSLKVGIRTVAVEGGKILLNGEPVQLNGFGRHEDFIASGKGLNLPLLVKDYQLMRWTGANAYRTSHYPYSEEEMMLADQEGFLIIDEIPAVSLNFENDENIAARLRMCQQQIEELIARDKNHPSVVMWCVANEPMPGNLKLAGAGTKEDYQDDPTAEKGEVFLNTLVRQAKDLDPTRPVTVVGLMGGPTAWLAETDVICINRYWGWYILGGQLDEARAGLSAELDRLWEQFGKPIIMTEFGADTMAGMHGQPPVMWTEEYQADYIRFHLEEAGKRDYVAGMQVWNFADFAAVQSIMRVGGLNMKGVFTRQRTPKMAAHVLREFWTKGK, encoded by the coding sequence ATGCTGTATCCCGTCCAGAACGACAAGCGCAACCGACTCGACCTCAGCGGCATCTGGGACTTCCGGACCGATCCCGACCACGTGGGCGAGGCCGAAGGTTGGTCCCGGGGCCTGAGCGGCGAGATTCTCCCGATGGCCGTGCCCGGGAGCTGGAACGAGCAGTACGCCGACCTGTTCAACTATCTCGACCTCTCGTGGTACGTCCGCCGGACGTATGTGCCGTCCGCCTGGCAGGGCCAGCGCGTCATGCTCCGCGTCGGCTCCGCGCCCTATTACGCGGAGGTGTACGTGAACGGTCAGAAAGTCGGCGCGCACGAGGGCGGACACCTGCCCTTCGAGTTCGACATCACCGATCAGGTGAAGTGGGACGAGGAGAACACCGTCGCCGTCAGCGTGGAAAACAACCTCTCGCCGCAGCGGGTGCCGTCGGGGGATATGGACTCGGCCATCGGCGCCTTCGCGTCCTTTCCCAAGACGACCTACGACTTCTTCCCCTTCGCGGGGCTGCACCGCCCGGTGTGGCTGTACTCGGTGCCGGAGCGGCACATCCGCGACGTGCGGGTGGTGACCGACCTCCAGGGGACGGACGGCGTGGTTCGGGTGACGGTCCATGCGGACGCCGAGACGGGCCGCCTCGACCTCGGCGACGTGGGGGCCCACCTGACCTTCAAGGAAGGCGTGGCCGAGGCCGAACTGCGCGTGCTGGGCGCCCGCCTCTGGTCAGACAAAGACCCCTACCTCTACGATCTGCACGTCCGCACGGAAGGCGACCACTACAGCCTGAAGGTGGGCATCCGCACCGTGGCGGTGGAGGGCGGGAAGATTCTGCTCAACGGCGAGCCGGTCCAGCTCAACGGCTTCGGGCGGCACGAGGACTTCATCGCCAGCGGCAAGGGGCTAAATCTGCCGCTGCTCGTCAAGGACTATCAACTGATGCGCTGGACGGGCGCGAACGCCTACCGCACCAGCCACTACCCCTACTCGGAAGAGGAGATGATGCTCGCGGACCAGGAGGGTTTCCTGATCATCGACGAGATTCCCGCCGTCTCGCTGAACTTCGAGAACGACGAGAACATCGCCGCTAGGCTCAGGATGTGCCAGCAGCAGATTGAGGAGCTGATCGCCCGCGACAAGAACCACCCCTCGGTGGTGATGTGGTGCGTGGCGAACGAGCCGATGCCCGGCAACCTGAAACTCGCCGGGGCGGGCACGAAAGAGGACTACCAGGACGATCCCACCGCCGAGAAGGGCGAAGTGTTCCTCAACACGCTGGTGCGCCAGGCCAAGGACCTCGACCCCACCCGCCCCGTCACCGTCGTCGGCCTGATGGGCGGCCCGACCGCCTGGCTCGCCGAGACGGACGTCATCTGCATCAACCGCTACTGGGGCTGGTACATCCTGGGCGGGCAGCTGGACGAGGCGCGCGCCGGGCTGTCGGCGGAACTCGACCGCCTGTGGGAGCAGTTCGGCAAGCCCATCATCATGACCGAGTTCGGGGCGGACACGATGGCGGGGATGCACGGCCAGCCGCCCGTCATGTGGACCGAGGAATATCAGGCCGACTACATCCGCTTCCACCTCGAGGAGGCCGGGAAGCGCGACTACGTGGCGGGCATGCAGGTCTGGAACTTCGCGGACTTCGCCGCCGTGCAGAGCATCATGCGGGTGGGTGGGCTGAACATGAAAGGCGTGTTCACCCGCCAGCGCACGCCCAAGATGGCGGCGCACGTCCTGCGCGAGTTCTGGACCAAGGGGAAGTAG
- a CDS encoding lactate racemase domain-containing protein: MSLLSQAVAPQGELLDEPTIIQTLEPLRGRFTGQKVLVLIPDHTRTLPLPQLFRLVADVLGDASQLDFMIALGTHPPMTDEHIRQILGLTEEERRDNYGHVGLLNHEWADPETLVSIGTVTQERVREIAGERWHPTLGGDVDILINRAAVEADGIVILGPTFPHEVVGFSGGAKYFFPGISGADMINVTHWLGALAGVRGTIGVKDTPVRALIHEAATHLGTPTTLIALVVQGGGLGGMFVGDYLEAWSAAADLSSERHIVWVEQPYRFILSVAPPMYDELWTAGKAMYKLDPALADGGELVIYAPHLEEVSVVHGHYISEIGYHTAPYFLNQWERFAHVPLGVVAHSTHVRGDGAWLDGQEVPRVKVTLASRIGPEECARLNLGYLDPDSINLEDYAGREDEGVLLVRKAGETLYRSRGDS, from the coding sequence ATGTCCCTGCTGTCCCAGGCCGTCGCCCCCCAGGGCGAACTCCTCGACGAACCGACGATCATCCAGACCCTGGAGCCGCTGCGGGGCCGCTTCACGGGCCAGAAGGTGCTCGTCCTGATTCCCGACCACACCCGCACCCTGCCGCTGCCGCAACTGTTCCGCCTCGTCGCGGACGTGCTCGGGGACGCCTCGCAGCTCGATTTCATGATCGCCCTCGGCACCCACCCGCCGATGACGGACGAGCACATCCGCCAGATTCTCGGTCTGACGGAAGAGGAGCGCCGGGATAACTACGGCCACGTCGGCCTGCTGAACCACGAGTGGGCCGACCCCGAAACGCTCGTCAGCATCGGCACCGTGACGCAGGAGCGGGTCAGGGAGATCGCCGGGGAACGCTGGCACCCCACCCTCGGCGGCGACGTGGACATCCTGATCAACCGCGCGGCGGTGGAGGCCGACGGGATCGTGATTCTCGGGCCGACCTTCCCGCACGAGGTGGTGGGCTTCTCGGGTGGCGCGAAGTACTTCTTCCCCGGCATCAGCGGCGCGGACATGATCAACGTGACGCACTGGCTCGGGGCGCTGGCGGGGGTGCGCGGCACCATCGGCGTCAAGGACACGCCCGTGCGCGCCCTGATCCATGAGGCGGCGACGCACCTGGGGACGCCCACCACCCTGATCGCCCTGGTGGTGCAGGGCGGGGGGCTGGGGGGCATGTTCGTGGGCGACTACCTGGAGGCATGGTCGGCGGCGGCGGACCTGTCGAGCGAGCGGCACATCGTCTGGGTGGAGCAGCCCTACCGCTTCATCCTGTCGGTGGCTCCCCCGATGTACGACGAACTCTGGACGGCGGGCAAGGCGATGTACAAGCTCGACCCCGCGCTGGCCGACGGCGGCGAGCTGGTCATTTACGCACCGCACCTGGAGGAAGTGAGCGTGGTTCACGGGCACTACATCTCCGAGATCGGCTACCACACGGCGCCGTACTTCCTGAACCAGTGGGAGCGCTTCGCCCACGTGCCGCTCGGCGTGGTGGCCCACAGCACCCACGTGCGCGGCGACGGCGCGTGGCTGGACGGCCAGGAGGTGCCGCGCGTGAAAGTGACCCTCGCCAGCCGCATCGGCCCGGAGGAGTGCGCCCGGCTGAACCTCGGCTACCTCGACCCCGACTCCATCAACCTCGAAGACTACGCAGGCCGTGAGGACGAGGGGGTGCTGCTCGTGCGTAAGGCCGGGGAGACGCTGTACCGCTCCCGGGGGGACTCGTGA
- a CDS encoding phosphoribosyltransferase: MTTAAPKVTLTFAEISGRLHAAGLPEVDVVVGIARGGLVPAALVAHQLRMPLCIMQVNYRDDDNKPRGDEPRLLLPPDLDLSGQRVLLVDDVSVSGATLRFAAGLLGDAARVTTLTLKGKAEIVLFPEVRACVNWPWSLP; the protein is encoded by the coding sequence GTGACCACCGCCGCGCCGAAGGTCACCCTGACCTTCGCTGAGATCAGCGGGCGCCTGCACGCCGCCGGCCTTCCCGAGGTGGACGTGGTAGTGGGCATCGCGCGGGGCGGTCTGGTTCCTGCCGCGCTCGTCGCCCACCAGCTCCGCATGCCGCTGTGCATCATGCAGGTGAACTACCGCGACGACGACAACAAACCGCGCGGTGACGAACCCCGGCTGCTTCTGCCCCCTGACCTCGACCTCAGCGGCCAGCGGGTCCTGCTCGTGGACGACGTGAGCGTGAGCGGGGCGACCTTGCGCTTCGCCGCCGGATTGCTGGGGGACGCGGCGCGGGTCACCACCCTCACCCTCAAGGGCAAGGCCGAGATCGTCCTTTTCCCCGAAGTGCGCGCCTGCGTGAACTGGCCCTGGAGCCTGCCGTGA
- a CDS encoding gluconokinase encodes MKTNAVIVMGVSGSGKTTIGAALAGRLGWAFADADDYHPAANREKMSRGIPLTDEDRAPWLLTLHELIAEHVRQERPLVLACSALKARYRRTLIDELPGVRVVFAQGSRELIAGRMSARQHFMPVALLDSQLATLEPPEDALTADIRLPLEEITRQLAEALADPA; translated from the coding sequence GTGAAGACGAACGCCGTGATCGTGATGGGCGTGTCGGGCAGCGGCAAGACCACCATCGGAGCGGCGCTGGCCGGGCGGCTGGGGTGGGCCTTCGCCGACGCCGACGACTACCACCCTGCCGCCAACCGCGAGAAGATGAGCCGGGGCATCCCTCTGACCGACGAGGACCGCGCGCCCTGGCTGCTGACCCTGCACGAACTGATCGCCGAGCACGTGCGCCAGGAGAGGCCGCTGGTGCTCGCCTGCTCGGCCCTCAAGGCGCGGTATCGCCGCACGCTGATCGACGAGCTCCCGGGTGTGCGGGTCGTCTTCGCGCAGGGCAGCCGGGAGCTGATCGCCGGACGGATGAGCGCGCGGCAGCACTTCATGCCGGTGGCGCTGCTCGACAGCCAGCTCGCCACGCTCGAACCCCCCGAGGACGCCCTGACCGCCGATATCCGCCTGCCGCTCGAGGAGATCACCCGGCAGCTCGCCGAGGCGCTGGCTGACCCGGCCTGA
- the gnd gene encoding decarboxylating NADP(+)-dependent phosphogluconate dehydrogenase, giving the protein MTQPTPEVVPAAQHPAQADIGVIGLAVMGENLILNMASKGFTVVAFNRTVSKVAEFTSGRAKGQTIIGAATLEEFVAALASPRKVMLMVKAGQAVDDFIALVKPHLDPGDIIIDGGNSHPADSTRRTKELAADGLFFVGTGVSGGEEGALTGPSIMPGGNSLAWEAVGPIFQGIAARASDGSPCCEWVGPEGAGHFVKMVHNGIEYADMQMIAEAYHLLREVGGLTPPELASVFAEWNKGELNSYLIEITADILSKTDEETGEPLVDVILDAAGQKGTGKWTSVAALDAGSPAATIAEAVFARAMSALKDERVAASHLLPGPDAPVSVADRDVFVEGVRQALYASKIAAYAQGFQLLKLSAQDAGWHLDFASIARMWRAGCIIRAAFLDRVADAFGEQHDLPNLLLAPYFREAIADAQGAWRQVVSTAVLSGIPTPAFSSALAYYDGSRTARLPANLLQAQRDYFGAHTYERTDRPRGEFFHTNWTGRGGTTASSTYNA; this is encoded by the coding sequence ATGACCCAGCCCACCCCGGAAGTCGTTCCCGCCGCCCAGCATCCCGCCCAGGCCGACATCGGCGTGATCGGGCTCGCCGTGATGGGCGAGAACCTGATCCTGAACATGGCGAGCAAGGGCTTCACCGTCGTCGCCTTTAACCGCACCGTCAGTAAGGTCGCCGAATTCACCAGCGGACGGGCGAAGGGCCAGACCATCATCGGCGCGGCCACGCTGGAGGAGTTCGTGGCGGCCCTGGCGTCCCCGCGCAAGGTCATGCTGATGGTCAAGGCCGGGCAGGCGGTGGACGACTTCATCGCCCTCGTGAAGCCGCACCTGGACCCCGGCGACATCATCATCGACGGGGGCAACAGCCACCCCGCCGACTCCACCCGGCGAACCAAGGAGCTTGCCGCTGACGGCCTGTTCTTCGTGGGCACGGGCGTCTCCGGCGGGGAGGAAGGCGCCCTGACCGGCCCCAGCATCATGCCCGGCGGCAACTCCCTGGCGTGGGAGGCGGTGGGGCCCATCTTCCAGGGCATCGCGGCCCGCGCCTCCGACGGCTCGCCCTGCTGCGAGTGGGTGGGACCGGAGGGCGCCGGACATTTCGTGAAGATGGTCCACAACGGGATCGAGTACGCCGACATGCAGATGATCGCCGAGGCGTACCACCTGCTGCGCGAGGTCGGCGGCCTGACCCCGCCCGAACTGGCTTCCGTCTTCGCCGAGTGGAACAAAGGCGAGCTGAACTCCTACCTCATCGAGATCACCGCCGACATCCTGAGCAAGACGGACGAGGAGACGGGCGAGCCGCTGGTGGACGTGATTCTCGACGCCGCCGGACAGAAGGGCACCGGCAAGTGGACCAGCGTGGCGGCCCTGGACGCGGGCAGTCCCGCCGCGACCATCGCCGAGGCCGTCTTCGCCCGCGCGATGAGCGCCCTCAAGGACGAGCGGGTGGCCGCCAGCCACCTCCTGCCCGGCCCGGACGCCCCGGTATCCGTCGCCGACCGGGACGTCTTCGTGGAGGGGGTGCGGCAGGCCCTCTACGCGAGCAAGATCGCCGCCTACGCCCAGGGCTTCCAGCTCCTGAAACTCAGTGCCCAGGACGCGGGGTGGCACCTCGACTTCGCCAGCATCGCGCGGATGTGGCGCGCGGGGTGCATCATCCGCGCGGCTTTCCTCGACCGGGTGGCCGACGCGTTTGGCGAGCAACACGACCTGCCCAACCTGCTGCTCGCGCCCTATTTCCGCGAGGCCATCGCGGACGCGCAGGGGGCGTGGCGGCAGGTGGTGAGCACGGCGGTCCTGAGTGGCATCCCCACCCCCGCCTTTTCCAGCGCGCTGGCGTACTACGACGGCTCGCGCACCGCTCGCCTGCCCGCGAACCTGCTCCAGGCCCAGCGCGATTACTTTGGGGCGCACACCTACGAGCGAACCGACCGCCCGCGCGGCGAGTTTTTCCACACCAACTGGACCGGACGCGGCGGCACGACGGCGAGCAGCACCTACAACGCCTGA
- a CDS encoding UDP-glucuronic acid decarboxylase family protein, with product MTPPAAPSTASSAPLRILITGSAGFVGSHLVERFLGEGHTVIGVDNYISGQPQNTALFLGHPHFRFLEADVVQGIPYGGEPLDWVMHFASPASPPHYQQYPIETLMVGAQGTQNGLELAHRHGARFFLASTSEVYGDPLVHPQPETYWGNVNPNGVRSCYDEGKRYAEAITMAYHRTLGVDTRIIRIFNTYGPRMRLDDGRVITNFVDQALRGEPLTIYGNGSQTRSFQYIDDLVEGISRLMAVAYHEPVNLGNPDEYTMLNLVEVMEGVLGRTLELRYEPLPGDDPKKRKPDITVAGTLLRWKPQVQLEVGLTRTLERL from the coding sequence ATGACCCCTCCTGCGGCTCCCAGCACCGCCAGCAGCGCGCCCCTCAGGATCCTGATCACGGGCAGCGCGGGCTTCGTCGGCAGTCACCTTGTCGAGCGCTTCCTGGGAGAAGGGCACACCGTGATCGGGGTCGACAACTACATCAGTGGGCAGCCCCAGAACACCGCGCTCTTTCTCGGCCATCCGCACTTCCGGTTTCTAGAGGCCGACGTCGTTCAGGGCATTCCCTACGGCGGTGAGCCGCTGGACTGGGTCATGCATTTTGCCAGCCCGGCCAGCCCCCCCCACTATCAGCAGTACCCCATCGAGACGCTGATGGTGGGCGCGCAGGGCACCCAGAATGGGCTGGAGTTGGCGCACCGGCACGGCGCCCGGTTCTTCCTGGCGAGCACCAGCGAGGTCTACGGAGATCCCCTCGTCCATCCCCAGCCGGAAACCTACTGGGGCAACGTCAACCCCAACGGCGTGCGGAGCTGCTACGACGAGGGCAAGCGCTACGCCGAGGCGATCACGATGGCGTATCACCGGACGCTGGGGGTCGATACCCGCATCATCCGCATCTTCAACACCTACGGGCCCCGCATGCGCCTGGACGATGGGCGCGTGATCACCAACTTCGTGGATCAGGCCCTTCGCGGGGAGCCGCTCACGATCTACGGCAACGGCTCACAGACACGCAGTTTTCAGTACATCGACGACCTGGTGGAGGGGATCTCACGTCTGATGGCGGTGGCCTATCACGAACCGGTGAACCTCGGGAATCCCGATGAGTACACGATGTTGAACTTGGTCGAGGTAATGGAAGGCGTGCTGGGGAGGACGCTGGAGCTGCGGTACGAGCCGTTGCCGGGGGATGATCCGAAGAAGCGCAAGCCCGACATCACAGTGGCCGGCACCTTGCTCCGCTGGAAGCCGCAGGTGCAGCTCGAAGTGGGCCTGACGCGGACCCTGGAGAGGCTGTAA
- a CDS encoding UDP-glucose dehydrogenase family protein: MKTCDPKKVAVVGAGYVGLGTAGLLAHLGYQVTGIDVDLDRVAQLQRGEVPIHEPGLDALLAAQGERLTWTTDYAAVADADVVFICVGTPPSSDGTPDLRYVTAAAASIAAHLDARPLVIVNKSTVPIGTGDFVQRILEDNALTFDLARHTVVSNPEFLREGTALADSLYPDRIVLGGSTEALDCMVKLYAPLIEQSFTPPPATPRPEGFTRPAVVRTTLQSAEMIKYAANAFLALKISFANEVAGLCERVGADIEEVTTGIGLDTRIGLRFLQAGLGWGGSCFGKDTQGLISAGDEHDYDMPILRAAIDVNYRQRRVVIDKLLRHLKTLKGKKVGVLGMAFKPNTDDLRDAPAHDLIQRLVQLGARVTAHDPIAMPRAAREWAHLTYQAADSIEAVFDRADAVIIATEWNEYRALDWAAMTHRMREAVIIDARNIIRTPLAAEIEQVGRAVLKAGPVPS; the protein is encoded by the coding sequence GTGAAGACATGTGACCCGAAGAAAGTGGCTGTGGTGGGTGCAGGGTACGTGGGTCTGGGAACGGCAGGTTTGCTGGCGCATCTCGGCTATCAGGTCACCGGCATCGACGTGGATCTGGACCGGGTGGCCCAGCTGCAACGGGGTGAGGTGCCCATCCACGAGCCGGGGCTTGATGCCCTGCTCGCGGCCCAGGGTGAGCGCCTGACCTGGACCACCGATTACGCGGCGGTCGCGGACGCGGACGTGGTGTTCATCTGCGTGGGCACCCCGCCCAGCTCCGACGGCACGCCCGATCTGCGCTACGTGACCGCGGCGGCGGCCAGCATCGCCGCCCATCTCGATGCCCGGCCTCTGGTGATTGTCAACAAAAGCACCGTGCCCATCGGCACGGGCGATTTCGTGCAGCGCATTCTCGAAGACAATGCCCTGACCTTCGATCTGGCCCGGCACACCGTCGTCAGCAATCCCGAGTTTCTCCGTGAGGGCACCGCGCTGGCCGACAGCCTCTACCCCGACCGCATCGTGCTGGGGGGATCGACCGAGGCCCTCGACTGCATGGTCAAGCTCTATGCCCCCCTGATCGAGCAGAGCTTCACGCCGCCGCCGGCCACGCCGCGTCCCGAGGGTTTTACCCGTCCCGCGGTGGTCAGAACGACCCTCCAGAGCGCCGAGATGATCAAGTACGCGGCCAACGCCTTCCTCGCGCTGAAAATCAGTTTCGCCAACGAGGTCGCGGGCCTGTGCGAGCGGGTCGGGGCCGACATCGAGGAAGTCACCACCGGCATCGGGCTCGATACCCGCATCGGCCTGCGCTTCTTGCAGGCTGGGCTGGGCTGGGGCGGGAGCTGCTTCGGGAAAGACACCCAGGGCCTGATCAGCGCGGGGGACGAGCACGACTACGATATGCCGATCCTGCGGGCGGCCATCGACGTGAACTACCGCCAGCGCCGCGTCGTGATTGACAAGCTGCTGCGGCACCTCAAAACCCTCAAGGGAAAGAAGGTGGGGGTGCTCGGCATGGCCTTCAAGCCCAACACCGACGATCTGCGGGACGCCCCCGCGCATGACCTGATCCAGCGCCTGGTTCAACTCGGGGCGCGCGTCACCGCGCACGACCCGATTGCCATGCCGCGCGCGGCGCGCGAGTGGGCGCATCTGACCTACCAGGCCGCAGACAGTATCGAGGCTGTGTTCGACCGGGCCGACGCGGTGATTATCGCCACGGAATGGAACGAGTACCGCGCGCTCGACTGGGCCGCCATGACCCACCGCATGCGTGAAGCCGTGATCATCGATGCCCGCAACATCATCCGCACGCCCCTCGCCGCCGAGATCGAGCAGGTGGGACGCGCCGTACTGAAAGCGGGCCCCGTGCCGTCATGA